The genomic region ggctcgggggctactgtcggggaccataattaggggtacccccaagacgcctaattctcagctggtaacccccatcagcacaaagctgcaaaggcctgatgggtacgattaagtcagggatcagtccacacgagtgactcgatcacgcttcacccgagcctagcctcggccaagggcagccgacctcgagagacttccgtctcgcccgaggccccccttttaacggcggacacacctccggctcgcccgaggccttggctttgcttagaagcaaccctgactaaatcgccgcgccgactgaccaggttgcaggagcatttaacgcaaaggtggcctgacacctttatcctgacacgcgccccccggcagaggcgaagtgaccgccgtcactccaccgctccactgaccagtctgacagaaggacagcgccgcctgcgccactccgactgcagtgccactcgacagagtaagtctgacaggcagtcaagcCTTGCCTAAGGCACcgcggcgaactccgcctcgcccgaccccagggctcggactcgggctaagacccggaagacgacgaactctgctccgcccgaccctagggctcggactcgggctaagacccggaagacggcgaactccgctccgcccgaccccagggctcggattcgggctaagacccggaagacggcgaactccgctccgcccgaccccagggctcggactcaggctaaggcccggaagacggcgaactccgctccgcccgaccccagggctcggactcgggctcagccccggaagacgacgaactccgcctcgcccgaccccagggctcggactccgcccaggcctcggccgaacgatctccgcctcgcccgaccccagggctcggactcggcctcagcaacagaagacagactcgacctcggcttcggaggagcccccacgtcgcccgacctagggcgcaggcccgccacgtcaacaggaagcgccatcatcatcctaccccgagccgactcgggtcacgaagaacgagaccggcgtcccatctggccagctccgccagatgggcaatgatggcgccccacaagctctgtgacgatggcgactctcagctctcttacggaagcagggcaacgtcagcaaggactcgaccgctccaacagctgtccctccgccaggctccgtcgctcctccgacagccacgacatcacgccagcaaggtgccaagacctctccggctgccacattggcatgtacctagggcgctagctcttccaccgctagacacgtagcactctgctacaccccccattgtacacctggatcctctccttacgactataaaaggaaggaccagggccttctcagagaaggttggccgcgcggggacgaggacgagacaggcgctctcttggggccgctcgcttccctcacccgcgtggacgcttgtaacccccctactgcaagcgcacccgacctgggcgcgggacgaacacgaaggccgcgggatctccacctctctcacgcccgtctccggccgcctcgcctctccccccttcgcgctcgcccacgcgctcgacccatctgggctggggcacgcagcacactcactcgtcggctcggggaccccccggtctcgaaacgccgacagtttctcttgccaatttgtgttcttgtgtgttttatgttactttttttacaggtgatgatggagaggatatcctagatgtataacttatcaaggctagatccatcatacatatctgaggtccataggtttattgttgtcgctacgaactatgcttggagaacaaagacaaagcacatatattgtccatgcatggactgcaaaaatgttgttgtatttgatgacacagaacaaatcatatctcatctggtatgccgaggatttgtgaaggattacataatttggacaaagcatggagagggtagctcttcgccttatacagctggaaaccctgcgaacatcgacgacaactttcagttcgttcacgagagacaacaacctcttccacagagcgaacatgtagtgccaaatgttactgatcatggttacgctggaggaaatgaacgtgaaagaacccatgttctgccaaatgttatggacgaggaagatgcagagttgttagaggcaatgttgcgtcgtcatacagatccatcgatgttcttcatgaaaggtatggagtccctgaagaaggcagcagaagagcctttgtacgacgagtctaagggctgtaccaaagagttcacgacgctccggtttgtgttaaagctgttgatgttaaaagctagatatggtctgtctgatgctggcttcgatgcgttcttgagtattgtcgcagacatgcttccaaaggagaacaaagtgcctgctaacacgtactatgcaaagaaactaatcggtccactcactatgggcgtggagaagatccacgcgtgtagaaatcactgcaTCCTTTattgaggtgatgattataaagacttggagagctacccaaagtgtggtgcaagtaggtacaagacgaataaaaactatcgagaggaagagtgtgttgcatctgtgtctaaagggaagaaacaaaagaaagccaaaaagaagacttcaattggtgatgattataaagacttggagagctgccctgatttcatatcgctaagtgagacaaattcggaactatctaagaagaacaaataccaccaccaccttggcacaggtggttacaagcgtcaggtttctaaatggagacaagaagacgccgagaagaaggctgcagggttgccgacgctgtccgagcaacttggtgaaaggacagctaattggatccgtgctagaaaaccaagggaaactgagtctggtgtatcttttgatgatcccactgtcgaagaagcggcaacaaacatatatgcaattgcagctaagcagagccaaggaacatttaagccgcaaagggagagagacattctaacggctggtctcagtaaccctgagcatcctggtcgtgtacgaggaatctcatctaaggaaggatggaaggaaggattcggaccacaatgggaaggtctgtacaagaaacgtaatcgatacaaggaagagatggcgaattattttaaggaggaggccaagaaagagttcaaaggcctgatgtctgaaatgctaccgaatcctcctctagaattgatgcagcaattggcgatggcgagtgcgctgtctgttcaacagatgaccactccacagatgcaaataattccagcagctcaaacgtCGGCTTCCACCGAcaccgagggtacgaccatcccaagctctgtcgcgtcaacgggaaataaggtccgctatccagttgatgacatcacaaggcttgtggcatgcacactagttataagatatggtattaacaatcagcgtacaaagaaagtagccacaggccttgcgatcccaggacgcaagttccatggaaacaacattccagaagaatattgcagggtagaagtgacgacagtcgtccaaggatacgaggGCAACATGCTatacatccctgggcccgaaggtatcgagacacttggacaagctatcaagaattttatcctttggcctcgaagggatgtcaaattggttgatccaccacgacagccgtcgtcgcaggcccaaccgtctccaccttctcaaattgttgttcctattgtacatccatcatcacctcctcaaacttcacatgctgctcctcatcctctttctgaccctccttctcctcatcctcatggtggcccaccgtctccgccacatacatcgcccttcagggatccaccttctccacagccatctccacgaccatcaaagaaatctaaagtttttataccaaaattagtgtccccgttcgagaagaaaaagaagagtaaatccactgctggcaTAGCTCgtttttttgaaagggattggacggagcctcacgtcagacactgttgatttggccgatctcgaggagtccgcAAAAAAGGCTAAGGCAATggtcgcaaagataaagaagccaactaaggcagattataaaaacgtgcctaaaaaatatgtgtcgggcagaccactactcacttttgagaaactaaggaaggtcccggctaatattaaaaggttgcatgattggtacatgcgggcatcttcagttggcatcgacaccatcagtgttaatataccagcccatgcttttattggttcaaatcaaaaagccgttgttgcattcgaggacatgtggttaatgatgaacctttagagactcgacgtgcaacttgtaactatatttgcattgtaagtgtcactcatactccacatatatgtgttattattagtgagttgtataaattttcaatatctgacatgcacgtgtgcgttgcagaatgcaacatgatcagcaggagatcctttatggtaccaatcccaatgctagtgccagtaaaagggttgggtatctcaacccaataaagatatgcgaggataaccacacttttagaatcggaaaagGCAACGAAACATTACAGGGACTAACggacgaagaaattgaggtgcgtatccaggatctgaagaaggattttgaagcaagatacgccacctacataggacatgcaatgcttcaatttcaagacagggaatccatagtggccccgtacaactttaagtaagtgtgattttgcataaataaaattaataatttcaatacacatgtatcacaagtttgattcgtacagggaccactggatatgcttcttcatttatcctaaggttggaaaggtgctggtgctcgactcattgcacaccgagccttcggcctattcaaaattcctcggcatcttagagctgtaagccttttctatgcatgcatacttatatcgatgagaattgtagaataacatggtgattctatttgagatcacagggcatttaggttttataagctacgaggtggaaagtacgacacgtccaaaaaaggcgtgccactagacatccattataactggccggtaagtatgtgaatttatgaatacatatcatacatgtatgtacataggacaatgttgcaactaaataaccaatctctcgttatgtagtgccacaaacaaccacccggatcggtcctatgtgggttctacgtgtgcgagttcatgagaatgaacggacgatacatcacgaaccctggcaagttattattagtaatagtcatgtatgtatttatgtcattaaagatgcaaatgtgttattattgagtataaatagataatgtttataaacttcctttacaacaatttcaacaaggaagcccagagaacttgactgaaggtgcattgtatggcatagttgaggacctgtgcacattcatattgaaagaggtcattcccgcagaagggaaatatcatgatgcttccggaacattagctttgccagagtttagaatactaacagaaattagtagactatctcttagccgagatagttattagagctttagtgaaaactttgatgtatataatgtgtgatgcatacatggttgtaaacaagactttgatgtatataaatgtatgatagaatttaattttatgttgcttttaatatcaatactacatgtttatcaatatcaatatatatatatatatgtttgtgtgtgtaaatatatataaatttcagtacgAAAATTTAAAAAAAGGTGGGAAAACTTCCACTGGTGGCTAAATAAAAAAACCGTCAGtagaaatagcatttccactggcggttctagaataaccgacagtggaaatgacgatttccactggcccctattattggcggcactgaaaaacgccagtgcaaacgtctctagaaccgccactatagaggctCTGTGTACTAGTAGTGGTTATGCAGTCATTTTTAAGTCCAGGTCTTATTCTTCAGATGTGTCATGCTTGCCCCCAAATGAAGGACATGATGTTGCTGTCTATCTGTAGGGTGGGTTTCAGACCGACACCATGGCCACCGCGAACACCCTCGAGAGCTCCACCCCCTTGGTGGATGGGAAGCAGTAGCTCATCACGACGTCGGTTTGGCTAGGCAAGGAGAGGTTCTAAATGACTCCTTAAAAAACGGTGTGAACTATAATTTGGAACAAAAAAGTGTATTGGTAGGCTTCGACTCCTAGAAAGGAGCCTTATCAAATGGTTAAGTAGAAAGAGTTATTTACATCTATTTTAGTGATGCTAACATAAGTAAAGAATACTAATTAATGTTTTTGTATATCAATATATTTTAACATATTAATTATGTAGCAACGCACGAACATATACCTAGTAATACATGGATAAAATAAAGCGGCAGACGCATGGGCCGCAATCTGTTGCTTCACGAGCTTGGGTATTACTTAAGCTAAAGATTAGTACGTAATATTAGTTAGAGTATCTAATGAATCGACTTTGTCTCGTCAACTTCCTCCACCAGCATTCTTTTTCAGCGTTGAGTCCAAGCAATGCGCATGCACAAGCATGGAGATCCGAGCCTCACAGTGGAGTGTACCCTAATCAAGAACTGATCACTTTTTCAGTTTGCCACGTCAATTAACTAGCTAGTCTCCGGACGATCCAAAGGAAGTGAGTCGTCCTCGTCCAAGACGGCAACCTGCTGAATAatggagggcttgtgctttgcgcgGTGCCGGTTCACGCGGCTCATGGCGGCGATGCAGCTGGCGATGGTCGTGCTGGTCGTGGTCATCAGCATGGCTAGCCTCCACCGTTTCTACGCCACCCACAGCCTCCTCCCGGGGCTCGCCTCCGTCGCCGACCCCGCGCGCTGCAGCAGCAAGTTCCACACCGACGACACGGCTGGCTTCTCCAGCAGCTTCGACGTCCGCGCGCTCGCAGACCGCGTGGACGAAGTGCTGGTCCAGCTCGCCGAGCTCCAGGACAAGCTGGAGGCCACGGCGCTGAAGGTGGCGAAGCAGAGCAAGAAGAGCAAGGCCCGGCGCAGGCCGCAGGAGAACATGACGATGCCGGAGTTCCGGCGGTTCCTGGAGGACGAGGTCATCCACCCGCTGTACAGCGCGCACATCGCGCTCCGGCTGATCCGCATCCCGCGCCCGCCCGACGAGGGAGGGGACGGCGGcgacgcctcctcctcctccggcatgGACCCGCTCGTCAACTTCTTCGCGTCCGAGGAGACGCGCAAGTACGTGACGGCCAAGGGCAATCGCGACGGCCTGCCCAGCGTGTACGGCACGAACCGGACGTACGGCAGCGTGGGGCACGCGTGCGTGCTGATGCGGCGGGAGCTGGATGAGTACATGAGCTACGACGTGGGCGCGCGCTGCCCCGACGACTGGGACCTGGGCCAGCGCCTCATGCTGGGCGGCTGCGACCCGCtgccgcgccgccgctgcctggCCCCGGCCTCCAAGCTCTTCCGCCGCCCGCTGCCCGTCAACGAGTCGCTCTGGACGCTGCCCGACGACGGCAACGTCCGGTGGAGCCACTACCACTGCCGTGGCTACAGGTGCCTGTCCGCCAGGAACCAGCGCCGCGGCTACGACCGCTGCGTGGGGTGCTTCGACATGGACCGCGAGAGGCAGCGGTGGGCCAACCGCACCGCGTCGTCGTCCCTCGCCAACTTCCTCGTCGACGACGTGCTCGCGGCGAAGCCAGGCGAGGTGCGCATCGGGCTGGACATGAGCGTGGGCACGGGCAGCTTCGCGGCGCGCATGCGGGAGCGCGGCGTGACCATCGTGTCGGCGGCCATGAACCTGGGCGCGCCGTTCGCGGAGACGATCGCGCTGCGCGGGCTGGTGCCCCTGTACGCGACCATGAGCCAGCGGCTGCCGCTGTTCGACAACACCATGGACCTGGTGCACACGGCGGGGCTCTTCGAGGGGTGGGTGGACCTGCAGCTGCTGGACTTCGTGCTCTTCGACTGGGACCGCGTGCTCCGCCCCGGTGGGCTGCTGTGGGTGGACAAGTTCGCCTGCGCGCGCAAGGACCTGGACGACTACATGTACATGTTCCTGCAGTTCAGGTACAAGAAGCACCGCTGGGTCGTCTCCTTCAAGTCCAAGGACGAGGTCTACCTCTCCGCGCTGCTCGAGAAACCGCCGAGGTCATGATCATAGATCATCATGCACGCATCCAGGTTCTTTAATTAGTTTGTAAACTAGGTCTGATCGTCCAATCAAGCTAACTTGTCGGACAATATAATAAGTaactgcaaaggagatttggatgTGTGTTCTCCCAAATCCAATTTCGTCATCTTCAGTGAATGTTCCTTTTTTTTGACAAAGGGGATAACCCTCTATTTCATTACGAAATAGAAAGATACACATGTTCTTACAAGATCCAAGAGTCAACCAGAATTTAAAAGCCGACAAGACACACAACTATCAGCTACGACGAAATTAAACCTGCACGAACCAAACTGCCAGAAGTAGCACAGAATCAGCACATAGCAGACCCAAGACACAGATCACACAGATCAAACTAGAGAAGCACGAAACTAAACAAGTTCAACCCCGATATAGCTCAAAGTTTTTCAGCATCCTGAAGCTACCGAGGCGCAGGGGGATAACAGTAAACATAATGATGATGAACCAAAATAGCCAAACACACCAGACTCTTCACTGAATCCGTCTGTCGATTGGCTTCCAACCACGAGTCTTGTTGTAGATCTCACACGTCATCCTTCTGATTTTGAGGCTTCCTTGTTCCAccaaatttctttccttctttttcTGACGGATAGCCCAAGTATCAAGCCAATAGCAACATGAAAAAATCACATTAGTCGGATCATTAATTCTGTCAGTTCCAAAACAACAATCATTGCGACATCTCCAGATCGTCCAAATGACAGCACCACAACCAAAAAGGACAGGTTCTTTTCAGTTTTATTAAAACTATCAATCCAAGAGCCAAACATATCATCCACACTGATGGGGATAGAAGTTAAGCCAAGAGCCGAGTAGACAATTCTCCAGATAAATCTAGCAACTGAGCACTGAAAAAACAGATGATCTATGGATTCTGAAAATCCACAAAAAGTGCAATCTAGAATGCCCTTCCAATTTTTTTGAACAAGTTATCCTTGGTCAAAATCTTTTTATGTCTAACAAGCCACAAAAAAGCTTTGATTTTATATGGGAGTCTATTCTTCCACAAGAAACTAGAAGGCAAAGGAATCTGAGCGCATTTGATTTTTTGTAGAAAgaattgacagaaaaacctttatTTCCCAAAAGCCAAACTGATTTATCATCCTCCTCAGAAATAGTAATACTATTACACTGTGTAATAAGGCGATTATATTCATCTTCCAAAGCACCGTATATCCTTCTTCTAAAATTCACAGCTCTAAACTCAGAAGAAAAGGCTTTTGCCACGGTGATATTTTTGTCATAAGCAATATCAAACAGACTAGGATATTTAGAAGACAGAGGTTCTAAATCACATCAAACATTGTGCCAAAAGCTAGTACTATTGCCATTGCCAACTTTTTTTACAATATTTATAAAAATTGTCCCGAGCATCCAGAACACCCTTCCAAAAGTGAAAATCACTTTGCCTTTTTTTAATGAGATAATAGGCCTTCCTTTGACATATTTATGTCTGATAATGGTCTGCCAAAGCCCGTTCGTATTTTCCAATTTCCAGATCCATTTAGCAAGAAGAGCCTCATTCATCTTGTGCAGATCCAAGACCCCAAGGCCACCTTGACCTCTCGGAGAGCAAACCATATTCCAATCAGCCAAATGATATTTTTTTGTACTATGGCCACCTTGCCACAAAAGCCTTTTTTCTAAAGAGATCCATACTCTTCAAAATATTCTTGGGGGCTTTATACATCGATATTATGTATAAAGGGACATTGGTAAGACTGCTATTGATCAAAACTAACCGACCACCCAAAATAAGGAATTTTCCTTGCCAAGAACCCATTTTTTCAACTTTCTCTACTGTGGGTAACCACAGGGACTTGCACAGCTTTTTGTCATCAATCGGAACTCCCAAATATTTCATAGGAAGACACTTATAAGGACAGGTAAAAATGTCAGCATACCACCTTTCCTTATCAGCAGCTTCACCTAAACAGAAGATTTCACTTTTATGAAAATGGATTTTGAGACCAGACATCTGTTCAAATAAGCAAAGAATAAACTTAAGATTTCTGGCTCCCACCAGATCATCCTGGAGCAAAAAAATGGTTTCACCAGTGTATTGCAAACAGCAGCAACCATTAGGGATGATATGGGGAATGAGTCCCCTAATAATACCTTCATCTTTGGCTTTTTGAATCATGCAAGCCAGCCCATCAGCAGCAATATTAAAAAGCAAGGGAGAGAAAGGATCACCTTGTCTGACACCTTTGTGAGTGGTAAAGTAGGGATCAACCCTGTCATTTATCTTGATGGCCACTTTACCACCTCTAACAGTTTTCATAACCCAGTCACACCATTTGCCACCAAATCCTTTTTTAGTCATCATCTGATAAAGAAAGTTCCAATTGACTTTATCATATGCTTTCTCAAAATCCACTTTGAAAATCATCCCACTCTGTTTCTTTTTTTTCACCTCATGAATAATCTCATGGAGAGACACCACTCCATCCATGATGTATTTACCCTTAATAAAGCCATACTGAAAATCACTAATCACATTATTAATACAACTGGCCAATCGGTTGGTCAACACTTTGGTGATGATCTTATAGCACACATTAAGCAAGCAAATAGGTCTGAAAGCTTTAATATCAGTAGCATTAAGAACTTTGGGAATTAGAGTCACCAATCCAAAATTGAGTCTTTCAATGTTGAGAACACCAGCATGAAAATCTTGAAATAGGTTAAACAGATCATTTTTAATTGTGTCCCAAAACTCCTGAAAAAAAATCAGCTGGGATGCTATCAGGTCCAGGAGCTCTATTATGTTTCATAGAGAACACCACTTCTCTAATTTACTCCATGTTAAACGGTCTGGTCAGACAATCTCTGTCAATATCCTCCAACATATGCATATTCAAATGATTCAAAGAAATGCTAGAATCTTGAGAGGGACCAAATAGATTTTGGTAAAAGGAAGTCGCCAAATGGTTGATTTCATCATCATCTTGGGCAACTTTGTCTTCATGAGTAAGAGTCACAATCTTTAGCTTCCTTCTCTTACATTTGGCTAAAAGATGAAAATACTTTGAATTCTCATCTCCATCCAAAATGAATTTATCTCGAGCTCTCTGTTTGAGCTTAGTTCTCTCCTCATCAAATAATTTTTTGAGAGTCAACTCCAGGTCAAGTTTCTCCATTCTTTCACTTTCTGAAAGACCAACTACTTCACTGATATTGTCAAAGATGTCAATTTTTGCCAACAATTATTTTTTCATTTTTTTATAATGCCCTTCAACATTAATATTCCAGCCTTTGAGCATTTGTTTCAAACGTTTAATTTTCGTTTTCTAAATGTCAATACTACCTTTAGCCTTCACAGGAATAGACCAGTTGTCTATCACTTTTTTTATGAAAATCAGGCCTATCCTTCCAACATAACTCATACTTGAAAACTCTACTGCCAATAGGGATAACATCCGTTTGGatacataaaggaacatgatctgaAAATGATCTATTCAAAGCACGCACAGTGATATTATTATAAGCAAGATCCCACTCAGGACTAGCCACAAAACGATCCAACTTTTCAAAAGTGGGGTCAATCCGATTATTAGACCAAGTGAACAATCTATTGTTTAAGTCGAACTCCACAAGCTCATTTTGCTCAATGATACTGTTAAAAAGAAGGCTCCACTTATTAACCCCTCCAGGCTTGTTTTTCTCTTCCGCTTTTCTTATAATATTAAAATCACCTCCCACGAGCAAAGGAGCACGACTCCTCGAGCAAAAAGACGAGAGTTCACTCAGGAATCTGCATTTATTTTCCTTCTGAGCAGCACCATATACATTGACAAAGTTCCAGATGAGATTTTTTCTCTATGAAAAATCAAGGTGCGAATCATAAATTCaccaatctcattttctctcaCATCAAATACATCAGTATTAAAACCCATTAACAATCCACCAGATCTACCATTAGGCGGGGCAGAAAACCAGGCAAACGGTTTACTACCAGCCAGCGAAGTCAACCAAGACTCACTGAAATGACTTCTTTGAGTTTCTTGCAAACCAATAAAGTCGATTTTCTCATCTTTAATGAGTTCTTTCAGAAACTGGACCTTAGAACCAATCCCTAACCCCTGACAATTCTAAATGAGGCCTATCATCAGAAGGGGTCAGGGGGGAGATAAAACTTCTCAGCTTCCCTCTTTTTATTAGGTGTATACCTAAATTTAGGGGAAGCTTTTTTTGCTGATTCTTTAGATGTTTAATTTTTCTCCCTTTTCTCAGGACCATAACATCCAAAAGATCATACTCAAACTCTTTCTCAGAATCAGCATGGACACTACTATCCACTTCATTTACATCATCAACAATGTGCTCCTCATCTTTTTTAATTCCACAAGATTGAATAGCCAGAATTTTTCTGGACATTTCTAAGTCCCTTATCAAATCAAGATTAGTTATAACAGTGGATTCAGAGGAACCCAAACAAACTCCAAGTTTATTAGAAATATCACACAAATTCTCATTGCTAGCATTAAGTAAAGAGAAGGGATTGTTAGACATACCTTTGTTGAGGAAGGCGTCCTTAGCTTCAGCCCTGGAAATAGCCTTGTCTGTCACCTTAACATCatcgttcttctccaatcttgAGCTTTTTCTTATGCCTTCAGTAGTAGATATCTAGACCTCGCTTGGCTTTTTACCCACCAGATCCTGCTTTTCATCTTTAGTCAAGGGGATCGAAAGTACCTCGCCCACTTTAGCTTGGAAGTCAGTCTGCATTTCCTCCATATCTTTTGCAAATTCTTCTAACTCTTGAGAACTCAACAAATCATCTTCATTGGGATCAAAATCAACTTTCTCATCACTAAGATCTTCCAATCTCAAGCCATCATCTAGTTTGTCTTTAGAACTATCTATGAAAACTTCAGTTTTTTTAAAGGATTCTTTGCCTTGGGAAGAGGACTCACCCACCCTAAACTTAGGCACTGGGTCTTCATcaccaactgaaagggaaatgtgcccttgggctatttctaagtgttttggtgatttagtgcccaacacaagtgcctaagtgtaaaatggtggagaaagtacaaatcaagtataaaggtatgtttctcagacttagtacattgttttagagactaatgtattgtgtctaagtgctggaaacaggagaaaacaaattggagagagatagctttgtttcagccaaagccagctctgtctgggtgcaccggactgtccggtggtgcaccggacagtgtccggtgcgccaggctggctcaggcaaacttgctgctctcgggaaggaattaacgacgtacgactataattcaccggactgtccgatgtacaccggactgtccggtgagccaacggtcagccgagcCAACGGTAGGCCgcgcgatctacgcgggacacgtggccgtgccaacggctagtagggggcaccggactgttcggtgtgcaccggacactgtccggtgcgccaacggctccaaggctgccaacggtcgcttcgccaattaaggaaggaaatccgcatcagacagtgtccggtggtgcaccggactgtccggtgc from Zea mays cultivar B73 chromosome 6, Zm-B73-REFERENCE-NAM-5.0, whole genome shotgun sequence harbors:
- the LOC100382943 gene encoding uncharacterized protein LOC100382943 precursor, which gives rise to MAAMQLAMVVLVVVISMASLHRFYATHSLLPGLASVADPARCSSKFHTDDTAGFSSSFDVRALADRVDEVLVQLAELQDKLEATALKVAKQSKKSKARRRPQENMTMPEFRRFLEDEVIHPLYSAHIALRLIRIPRPPDEGGDGGDASSSSGMDPLVNFFASEETRKYVTAKGNRDGLPSVYGTNRTYGSVGHACVLMRRELDEYMSYDVGARCPDDWDLGQRLMLGGCDPLPRRRCLAPASKLFRRPLPVNESLWTLPDDGNVRWSHYHCRGYRCLSARNQRRGYDRCVGCFDMDRERQRWANRTASSSLANFLVDDVLAAKPGEVRIGLDMSVGTGSFAARMRERGVTIVSAAMNLGAPFAETIALRGLVPLYATMSQRLPLFDNTMDLVHTAGLFEGWVDLQLLDFVLFDWDRVLRPGGLLWVDKFACARKDLDDYMYMFLQFRYKKHRWVVSFKSKDEVYLSALLEKPPRS